In a genomic window of Streptococcus mitis NCTC 12261:
- a CDS encoding carbamoyl phosphate synthase small subunit: protein MTKRLLVLEDGTVFEGKAFGADIDVTGEIVFNTGMTGYQESITDQSYNGQILTFTYPLVGNYGINRDDYESIIPTCKGVVVFEEARRASNWRNQMTLDEFLKAKKIPGISGIDTRALTKIIRKHGTMRATLTHVGDSMDHVTDQLQATVLPTDNIKQVSTKTSYPAPGVGLSVVLVDFGLKHSILRELSKRNCNVTVVPYTTTAEEILHLNPDGVMLSNGPGNPEDVPQALDMIRGVQGKIPIFGICMGHQLFAMANGAKTYKMKFGHRGFNHAVREIATGRVDFTSQNHGYAVSREDLPEHLIITHEEINDKSVEGVRHRYQPAFSVQYHPDAAPGPHDASYLFDEFIEMMEAFKQSN from the coding sequence ATGACAAAAAGACTTCTAGTATTAGAAGATGGCACAGTTTTTGAAGGCAAGGCCTTCGGAGCAGATATTGATGTAACAGGCGAAATCGTCTTTAATACAGGTATGACTGGCTACCAAGAATCCATTACAGACCAGTCTTATAATGGACAAATCTTGACCTTTACTTATCCTTTGGTAGGAAATTACGGAATTAACCGTGATGACTATGAATCCATTATTCCTACTTGTAAGGGGGTTGTTGTTTTCGAAGAAGCACGTAGAGCAAGCAACTGGCGAAATCAAATGACCTTGGATGAATTTTTGAAAGCCAAGAAAATTCCTGGTATTTCAGGGATTGATACGCGTGCCCTTACCAAGATTATCCGTAAGCATGGTACTATGCGTGCAACTCTGACCCATGTTGGAGATAGCATGGATCATGTGACTGACCAGCTCCAGGCAACGGTATTGCCGACAGACAATATTAAGCAGGTTTCTACTAAAACATCCTATCCAGCTCCAGGAGTTGGTTTGAGCGTGGTGTTAGTGGACTTTGGCCTCAAGCACTCAATCCTACGTGAACTTTCGAAGCGCAACTGTAATGTGACCGTGGTTCCATACACGACAACGGCAGAAGAAATTCTTCATCTTAATCCTGACGGAGTTATGTTGTCAAATGGGCCAGGTAACCCAGAAGACGTTCCCCAAGCACTTGACATGATTCGCGGTGTGCAAGGAAAAATTCCAATCTTTGGTATTTGTATGGGGCATCAACTCTTTGCAATGGCAAATGGTGCTAAGACCTACAAGATGAAATTTGGACACCGTGGATTCAACCATGCGGTACGCGAAATTGCTACAGGACGTGTGGATTTTACAAGTCAAAACCATGGTTATGCAGTTAGCCGTGAGGATTTGCCAGAACACTTGATTATCACCCACGAAGAAATCAATGACAAGTCAGTTGAAGGCGTGCGTCACAGATACCAACCTGCTTTCTCTGTCCAATACCATCCAGATGCGGCCCCTGGTCCACACGACGCTAGCTACCTATTTGATGAGTTTATAGAGATGATGGAAGCTTTTAAACAATCAAACTAA
- the tacF gene encoding type IV teichoic acid flippase TacF codes for MKSIKLNALSYMGIRVLNIIFPILTGTYVARVLDRTDYGYFNSVDTILSFFLPFATYGVYNYGLRAISNVKDNKKDLNRTFSSLFYLCIACTILTTAVYILAYPLFFTDNPIVKKVYLVMGIQLIAQIFSIEWVNEALENYSFLFYKTAFIRILMLVSIFLFVKNEHDIVVYTLVMSLSTLINYLISYFWIKRDIKLVKIHISDFKPLFLPLTAMLVFANANMLFTFLDRLFLVKTGIDVNVSYYTMAQRIVTVIAGVVTGAIGVSVPRLSYYLGKGDKEAYVSLVNRGSRIFNFFIIPLSFGLMVLGPNAILLYGSEKYIGGGILTSLFAFRTIILALDTILGSQILFTNGYEKRITVYTVFAGLLNLGLNSLLFFNHIVAPESYLLTTMLSEASLLVFYIIFIHRKQLIHLGHIFSYTVRYSLFSLSFVGIYFLINFLYPVDMVINLPFLINTGLIVLLSAISYIGLLAFTKDSIFYEFLNHVLALKNKFKRS; via the coding sequence ATGAAAAGTATAAAATTAAATGCTCTATCTTATATGGGAATTCGTGTCTTGAATATTATTTTTCCCATCTTAACTGGTACCTACGTCGCGCGTGTCTTAGACCGAACTGACTATGGTTACTTCAACTCTGTCGACACAATTTTGTCATTTTTCTTACCCTTTGCAACTTATGGAGTCTATAACTACGGTTTACGGGCCATCAGTAATGTCAAGGATAACAAAAAAGATCTGAATAGAACCTTCTCCAGTCTTTTTTATTTGTGCATAGCTTGTACGATTTTGACCACCGCTGTCTATATCCTTGCCTATCCTCTCTTCTTTACAGATAATCCAATCGTCAAAAAAGTCTACCTTGTTATGGGGATTCAACTCATTGCCCAGATTTTTTCAATCGAATGGGTTAATGAAGCTCTGGAAAATTACAGTTTTCTTTTTTACAAGACTGCCTTCATCCGCATCCTGATGCTGGTCTCTATTTTCCTGTTTGTCAAAAATGAACATGATATTGTTGTCTATACACTTGTGATGAGTTTATCGACACTGATTAACTATCTGATTAGTTATTTTTGGATTAAAAGAGACATTAAGCTTGTTAAGATTCACATAAGTGATTTTAAACCGCTCTTTCTCCCTCTAACAGCCATGTTGGTCTTTGCCAATGCCAATATGCTCTTCACTTTTTTGGATCGCCTCTTCCTCGTTAAAACAGGGATTGATGTCAACGTTAGTTACTATACCATGGCTCAACGAATTGTGACCGTTATAGCTGGTGTTGTAACAGGAGCTATCGGAGTGAGTGTGCCTCGTCTCAGTTACTATTTGGGTAAAGGAGACAAAGAAGCCTATGTTTCTCTGGTTAACAGAGGAAGTCGAATCTTTAACTTCTTTATCATCCCACTCAGTTTTGGACTCATGGTTTTAGGACCAAATGCCATTCTACTTTACGGTAGTGAAAAATATATCGGAGGTGGTATCTTAACCTCTCTCTTCGCTTTTCGTACGATTATCCTGGCCTTAGATACCATTCTTGGTTCCCAAATTCTCTTTACAAATGGCTATGAAAAACGTATCACAGTTTACACAGTCTTTGCTGGGCTACTCAATTTGGGCTTAAATAGTCTCCTCTTTTTCAACCACATCGTGGCTCCTGAATCCTACTTACTGACAACTATGCTATCAGAGGCCTCTCTACTTGTTTTCTATATCATTTTCATCCATAGAAAACAACTCATCCACTTAGGACATATCTTTAGCTATACTGTTCGATACTCGCTCTTTTCACTTTCCTTTGTAGGAATTTATTTCCTGATTAATTTCTTGTATCCTGTGGATATGGTCATTAATTTGCCATTTTTGATTAATACTGGTTTGATTGTATTGCTATCAGCCATCTCTTATATTGGTCTACTTGCCTTCACCAAAGATAGCATTTTCTATGAATTTTTAAACCATGTCCTAGCCTTAAAAAATAAATTCAAAAGATCATAG
- the licA gene encoding choline kinase LicA: MEKIIKEKISSLLSQEEEVLSVEQLGGMTNQNYLVKTTNKQYIVKFFGKGTEKLINRQDEKYNLELLKDLDLDVKNYLFDIEAGIKVNEYIESAITLDSTSIKTKFDKIALILQTIHASGKELRGEFAPFEEIKKYESLIEEKIPYANYEAVREEVFSLEKRLADLGVDRKSCHIDLVPENFIESPQGRLYLIDWEYSSMNDPMWDLAALFLESEFTPQEEEVFLSHYESDKTPVSREKITIYKILQDTIWSLWTVYKEEQGADFGDYGVSRYQRAVKGLAYYGGSDEK, from the coding sequence GTGGAGAAAATCATTAAAGAGAAAATTTCTTCCTTACTTAGTCAAGAAGAGGAAGTCCTCAGTGTTGAACAATTGGGGGGAATGACCAATCAAAACTATTTGGTCAAAACAACAAATAAGCAATACATTGTTAAGTTCTTTGGTAAAGGGACAGAAAAGCTTATCAATCGTCAAGATGAAAAGTACAATCTTGAACTACTAAAGGATTTAGACTTAGATGTAAAAAATTATCTTTTTGATATTGAAGCTGGTATCAAAGTAAATGAGTATATCGAATCTGCGATTACGCTTGATTCAACGTCAATCAAGACTAAATTTGACAAAATTGCTCTAATATTACAAACCATTCATGCATCTGGTAAGGAATTAAGGGGAGAATTTGCTCCTTTTGAAGAAATCAAAAAATACGAATCCTTAATTGAAGAAAAAATCCCGTATGCTAACTATGAAGCAGTTCGAGAAGAAGTCTTCTCCTTAGAGAAAAGACTGGCTGACTTAGGTGTTGACAGAAAATCTTGTCACATCGATTTGGTGCCTGAAAACTTTATCGAATCACCTCAAGGACGTCTATATCTGATTGACTGGGAATATTCATCAATGAACGATCCAATGTGGGATTTAGCTGCCCTCTTTTTAGAGTCTGAATTCACTCCCCAAGAGGAAGAAGTCTTCTTGTCACATTATGAAAGTGACAAAACACCTGTCTCTCGAGAAAAGATTACTATTTATAAAATTTTACAAGATACTATTTGGAGTTTATGGACTGTCTATAAGGAAGAGCAAGGTGCAGATTTTGGTGACTATGGTGTAAGTCGTTACCAAAGAGCTGTTAAAGGTTTAGCTTATTATGGAGGTTCAGATGAAAAATAA
- a CDS encoding DMT family transporter yields the protein MKNKNGVSFGLLSGIFWGLGLTISAYIFSIFTDLSPFVVAAAHDFLSIFILLAFLLIKEGKVRLSIFLNIRNVSVIIGALLAGPIGMQANLYAVKYIGSSLASSVSAIYPAISVLLAFFFLKHKISKNTVFGIVLIIAGIIAQTYKVEQVNSFYIGILCALVCAIAWGSESVLSSFAMESELSEIEALLIRQVTSFLSYLVIVLFSHQSFAEVANGQLLGLMIVFAAFDMISYLAYYIAINRLQPAKATGLNVSYVVWTVLFAVVFLGAPLDMLTIITSLVVIAGVYIIIKE from the coding sequence ATGAAAAATAAAAATGGAGTTTCTTTTGGTCTACTCTCAGGTATTTTCTGGGGGTTGGGTCTAACGATTAGTGCTTATATCTTTTCGATTTTTACAGATTTGTCGCCCTTTGTGGTGGCTGCTGCTCACGATTTCTTGAGTATCTTTATCTTACTAGCTTTTCTTTTGATAAAAGAAGGGAAAGTTCGTCTCTCAATTTTCTTAAATATTCGCAATGTTAGTGTTATTATCGGAGCCTTATTAGCAGGCCCTATCGGTATGCAGGCCAATCTTTATGCGGTTAAGTATATCGGAAGTTCCTTAGCTTCATCTGTGTCGGCTATTTACCCTGCGATTTCGGTTTTATTGGCTTTCTTCTTTTTGAAGCACAAGATTTCAAAAAATACTGTATTTGGGATTGTCTTGATTATTGCAGGGATTATTGCTCAGACCTATAAGGTTGAACAGGTCAATTCCTTCTACATTGGGATTCTCTGTGCTTTGGTTTGTGCTATTGCATGGGGAAGTGAGAGTGTTCTTAGCTCTTTTGCCATGGAAAGTGAATTGAGTGAAATCGAAGCCCTCTTAATCCGTCAAGTAACTTCATTCTTGTCCTATCTTGTGATTGTGCTCTTCTCTCATCAGTCATTTGCAGAAGTGGCCAATGGACAATTGCTAGGTCTTATGATTGTCTTTGCAGCCTTTGATATGATTTCCTATTTGGCTTATTATATCGCTATCAATCGCTTGCAACCAGCCAAGGCTACAGGCTTGAACGTGAGTTATGTAGTTTGGACAGTCTTATTTGCAGTTGTTTTCTTGGGTGCACCGCTAGATATGCTGACAATTATTACGTCACTTGTCGTCATTGCTGGAGTTTATATTATTATTAAAGAATAA
- a CDS encoding IspD/TarI family cytidylyltransferase: MIYAGILAGGTGTRMGISNLPKQFLELGDRPILIHTIEKFVLEPSIEKIVVGVHGDWVSHAEDLVDKYLPLHKERIIITKGGADRNTSIEKIIEAIDAYRPLTPEDIVVTHDSVRPFITLRMIQDNIQLAQNHDAVDTVVEAVDTIVESTNGQFITDIPNRAHLYQGQTPQTFRCKDFLDLYGSLSAEEKEILTDACKIFVIKGKDVALAKGEYSNLKITTVTDLKIAKSMIEKD, translated from the coding sequence ATGATTTATGCAGGAATTCTTGCTGGTGGAACTGGCACACGCATGGGAATCAGTAACTTGCCAAAACAATTTTTAGAGTTAGGTGATCGACCTATCTTGATTCATACAATTGAAAAATTTGTCTTGGAACCAAGTATCGAAAAAATTGTAGTTGGGGTTCATGGAGACTGGGTTTCTCATGCAGAAGATCTTGTAGATAAATATCTTCCTCTTCATAAGGAACGTATCATCATTACAAAAGGTGGTGCTGACCGCAATACAAGTATTGAGAAAATCATTGAAGCCATTGATGCTTATCGTCCGCTTACTCCAGAGGATATCGTTGTTACCCACGATTCTGTTCGTCCATTTATTACACTTCGCATGATTCAAGACAATATCCAACTTGCCCAAAATCATGATGCAGTGGACACAGTGGTAGAAGCGGTTGATACTATCGTTGAAAGTACCAATGGTCAATTTATTACAGATATTCCAAATCGTGCTCACCTTTATCAAGGACAAACACCTCAAACATTCCGTTGCAAGGATTTCCTGGACCTTTATGGCTCTCTTTCTGCTGAAGAGAAAGAAATCTTGACAGATGCATGTAAAATCTTTGTCATTAAAGGAAAAGATGTGGCCTTGGCCAAGGGTGAATATTCAAATCTGAAAATTACAACCGTAACAGATTTGAAGATTGCAAAAAGTATGATTGAGAAAGACTAG
- the carB gene encoding carbamoyl-phosphate synthase large subunit: MPKRTDIQKIMVIGSGPIIIGQAAEFDYAGTQACLSLKEEGYEVVLVNSNPATIMTDKEIADKVYIEPITLEFVTRILRKERPDALLPTLGGQTGLNMAMELSKNGILDELGVELLGTKLSAIDQAEDRDLFKQLMEELEQPIPESEIVNTVEEAVAFAATIGYPVIVRPAFTLGGTGGGMCANEEELREIAENGLKLSPVTQCLIERSIAGFKEIEYEVMRDSADNALVVCNMENFDPVGIHTGDSIVFAPAQTMSDYENQMLRDASLSIIRALKIEGGCNVQLALDPHSFKYYVIEVNPRVSRSSALASKATGYPIAKLAAKIAVGLTLDEVINPVTGSTYAMFEPALDYVVAKIPRFPFDKFEKGERRLGTQMKATGEVMAIGRNIEESLLKACRSLEIGVHHNEIPELASVLDDDLIEKVVKAQDDRLFYVSEAIRRGYTPEEIAELTKIDIFYLDKLLHIFEIEQELGAHPQDLEVLKTAKLNGFSDRKIAELWNTTADQVRQLRLENKIVPVYKMVDTCAAEFDSETPYFYSTYGWENESIKSDKESVLVLGSGPIRIGQGVEFDYATVHSVKAIQAAGYEAIIMNSNPETVSTDFSVSDKLYFEPLTFEDVMNVIDLEQPKGVIVQFGGQTAINLAEPLAKAGVTILGTQVADLDRAEDRDLFEQALKDLDIPQPPGQTATNEEEAVLAARKIGFPVLVRPSYVLGGRAMEIVENEEDLRSYMRTAVKASPDHPVLVDSYIVGQECEVDAISDGQNVLIPGIMEHIERAGVHSGDSMAVYPPQTLSQKVQETIADYTKRLAIGLNCLGMMNIQFVIKDEKVYVIEVNPRASRTVPFLSKVTNIPMAQVATKLILGQKLEELGYQDGLYPESTRVHIKAPVFSFTKLAKVDSLLGPEMKSTGEVMGSDTTLEKALYKAFEASYLHLPTFGNVVFTIADDAKEEALDLARRFQNIGYGILATEGTAAFFASHGLQAQPVGKIGDDDKDIPSFVRKGRIQAIINTVGTKRTADEDGEQIRRSAIEHGVPLFTALDTANAMLKVLESRSFVTEAI; this comes from the coding sequence ATGCCTAAACGTACTGATATTCAAAAAATTATGGTGATTGGTTCTGGTCCGATTATTATTGGTCAGGCTGCTGAGTTTGACTACGCTGGGACCCAGGCTTGCTTGTCTTTGAAAGAGGAAGGTTATGAGGTTGTCTTGGTTAACTCAAACCCTGCAACTATCATGACGGATAAGGAAATTGCTGATAAGGTTTATATTGAACCAATTACACTTGAGTTTGTGACACGTATTCTTCGTAAGGAGCGTCCAGATGCCTTGCTACCAACACTCGGTGGGCAAACTGGTCTTAATATGGCCATGGAATTGTCTAAAAATGGTATCCTTGATGAGCTTGGTGTTGAGCTTCTGGGAACTAAATTATCTGCCATTGACCAAGCGGAGGACCGTGACCTCTTTAAACAATTGATGGAAGAATTGGAGCAACCAATTCCAGAATCTGAAATTGTAAACACTGTTGAAGAAGCTGTTGCCTTTGCAGCGACAATTGGTTACCCAGTTATCGTTCGTCCAGCCTTTACACTTGGTGGTACTGGTGGTGGTATGTGTGCCAACGAGGAAGAATTGCGTGAAATCGCTGAAAATGGATTGAAATTGTCACCTGTGACCCAATGTTTGATTGAGCGTTCAATCGCAGGTTTCAAGGAAATCGAATACGAAGTGATGCGTGACTCAGCTGACAATGCTTTGGTTGTTTGTAACATGGAAAACTTTGACCCAGTTGGGATTCACACAGGAGATTCCATTGTATTTGCCCCTGCGCAAACCATGTCAGACTATGAAAACCAAATGCTACGTGATGCGAGCTTGAGCATTATTCGCGCCCTTAAGATTGAAGGGGGATGTAACGTTCAGCTAGCCCTTGATCCGCATAGCTTCAAATACTATGTCATCGAAGTAAACCCCCGTGTATCACGTTCTTCAGCCCTTGCTTCTAAGGCGACAGGTTACCCAATTGCCAAATTGGCTGCCAAGATTGCAGTTGGTTTGACTTTGGATGAGGTCATCAACCCAGTTACGGGTTCAACCTATGCCATGTTTGAACCAGCTCTTGACTACGTTGTTGCCAAGATTCCTCGTTTCCCATTTGACAAGTTTGAAAAGGGTGAGCGCCGTCTTGGGACACAGATGAAGGCCACTGGAGAAGTCATGGCAATCGGTCGAAACATCGAAGAATCACTTCTTAAGGCCTGTCGCTCACTTGAAATCGGTGTTCATCATAACGAGATTCCAGAACTTGCCAGTGTTTTAGATGATGACTTGATTGAAAAAGTAGTCAAAGCCCAAGACGATCGTCTTTTCTATGTCTCAGAAGCCATTCGCCGTGGCTACACACCAGAAGAAATTGCTGAATTGACCAAGATTGATATCTTTTATCTTGATAAACTCTTACATATCTTTGAAATTGAGCAAGAGTTAGGTGCCCATCCACAAGATCTAGAAGTCTTGAAAACTGCAAAATTGAATGGATTTTCAGACCGTAAGATTGCTGAACTCTGGAATACTACAGCTGACCAAGTTCGCCAGCTTCGTTTGGAAAACAAGATTGTTCCAGTTTATAAGATGGTAGATACTTGTGCGGCAGAATTTGACTCTGAAACACCATACTTCTATTCAACCTATGGTTGGGAAAACGAGTCTATCAAGTCTGATAAGGAATCCGTTCTAGTTCTAGGTTCTGGTCCAATCCGTATCGGTCAAGGGGTCGAGTTTGACTACGCAACTGTTCATTCAGTTAAGGCTATTCAGGCGGCTGGCTATGAAGCCATCATCATGAATTCAAACCCAGAGACCGTTTCTACAGACTTCTCTGTATCAGATAAGCTTTACTTTGAGCCATTGACATTTGAAGATGTTATGAACGTCATTGACTTGGAGCAACCAAAAGGTGTTATTGTTCAGTTCGGTGGTCAAACAGCTATCAACCTAGCTGAGCCATTGGCTAAAGCAGGTGTGACTATTCTTGGTACGCAAGTAGCTGACCTAGACCGTGCGGAAGACCGTGACCTCTTCGAGCAAGCTCTAAAAGATTTGGATATTCCACAGCCACCAGGACAAACGGCTACCAATGAAGAAGAAGCAGTTCTTGCAGCTCGCAAGATTGGCTTCCCAGTTCTTGTCCGCCCATCTTATGTACTTGGTGGACGTGCCATGGAAATCGTTGAAAACGAAGAAGACCTTCGCTCTTATATGCGTACTGCGGTTAAGGCTAGTCCAGACCACCCAGTTCTTGTTGACTCTTATATCGTCGGACAAGAGTGTGAAGTCGATGCCATTTCAGACGGACAAAATGTCCTCATCCCAGGTATCATGGAGCATATTGAACGTGCTGGTGTCCACTCAGGTGACTCAATGGCCGTTTACCCACCACAAACCTTGTCGCAAAAGGTGCAAGAAACAATCGCAGACTATACTAAACGCCTAGCAATCGGTCTTAACTGCCTTGGAATGATGAACATCCAGTTTGTCATCAAGGATGAAAAAGTCTACGTTATTGAGGTCAATCCACGTGCCAGCCGTACGGTTCCATTTCTTTCTAAAGTAACCAATATCCCTATGGCTCAAGTAGCAACCAAGCTCATTCTTGGTCAAAAACTTGAAGAACTTGGCTACCAAGATGGACTTTACCCTGAAAGTACCCGCGTTCATATCAAGGCACCTGTCTTCTCCTTTACCAAACTAGCTAAGGTAGACAGCTTACTTGGTCCTGAAATGAAGTCAACAGGGGAAGTTATGGGTTCTGATACGACTTTGGAAAAAGCTCTCTATAAGGCTTTTGAAGCTTCTTACTTACACTTGCCAACTTTTGGTAACGTTGTATTTACCATCGCTGATGATGCCAAAGAAGAAGCCTTGGACTTGGCTCGTCGTTTCCAAAATATTGGCTATGGAATCCTCGCGACAGAAGGAACAGCAGCCTTCTTTGCCAGTCATGGATTGCAAGCCCAACCTGTTGGTAAGATTGGTGATGACGATAAGGATATTCCAAGTTTTGTTCGCAAAGGAAGAATTCAAGCTATCATTAATACAGTTGGAACAAAACGAACTGCTGACGAAGATGGAGAGCAAATTCGCCGTTCAGCTATTGAACACGGAGTGCCCCTCTTCACAGCCCTAGATACAGCTAACGCCATGCTCAAAGTATTGGAAAGCCGTAGTTTTGTCACAGAAGCGATTTAA
- a CDS encoding ribitol-5-phosphate dehydrogenase, with product MINQIYQLTKPKFINVKYQEEAIDQENHILIRPNYMAVCHADQRYYQGKRDPKILNKKLPMAMIHESCGTVISDPTGTYEVGQKVVMIPNQPPMQSDEEFYENYMTGTHFLSSGFDGFMREFVSLPKDRVVAYDAIEDTVAAITEFVSVGMHAMNRLLTLAHSKRDRIAVIGDGSLAFVVANIINYTLPEAEIVVIGRHWEKLELFSFAKECYITDNIPEDLAFDHAFECCGGDGTGPAINDLVRYIRPQGTILMMGVSEYKVNLNTRDALEKGLLLVGSSRSGRIDFENAIQMMEVKKFANRLKNILYLEEPVREIKDIHRVFATDLNTAFKTVFKWEV from the coding sequence ATGATTAATCAAATTTATCAACTAACTAAGCCTAAGTTTATCAATGTAAAATATCAAGAAGAGGCTATTGACCAAGAAAATCATATCCTTATCCGTCCCAACTACATGGCTGTCTGTCATGCGGATCAGCGTTACTACCAGGGAAAACGTGATCCAAAGATTTTGAATAAAAAACTTCCAATGGCAATGATTCACGAGTCATGTGGAACCGTTATTTCTGATCCGACAGGAACCTATGAAGTTGGACAAAAAGTTGTCATGATTCCTAATCAGCCACCTATGCAGAGTGATGAAGAATTCTATGAAAACTACATGACAGGGACCCATTTCTTGTCTAGTGGCTTTGATGGCTTTATGAGAGAGTTTGTTTCTCTCCCTAAAGATCGTGTGGTGGCTTATGATGCTATCGAAGATACGGTTGCAGCCATTACAGAGTTTGTCAGTGTCGGTATGCATGCCATGAATCGCCTATTGACCCTTGCTCATAGCAAGCGGGACCGAATCGCCGTTATCGGAGATGGAAGTTTAGCATTTGTGGTTGCCAATATTATCAACTATACTTTGCCAGAAGCAGAGATCGTGGTTATTGGTCGTCATTGGGAAAAGTTGGAACTCTTCTCTTTTGCCAAAGAATGCTATATTACTGATAATATTCCTGAAGATTTGGCCTTTGACCATGCTTTTGAGTGTTGTGGTGGTGATGGTACTGGACCAGCTATTAATGATTTGGTTCGCTATATTCGTCCTCAGGGAACGATTCTTATGATGGGAGTTAGTGAGTATAAAGTCAATCTCAATACACGCGATGCCTTAGAAAAAGGCTTGCTCTTGGTTGGTTCCTCTCGTTCTGGTCGCATTGATTTTGAAAATGCAATCCAAATGATGGAAGTCAAGAAATTTGCCAATCGTCTTAAAAATATCCTTTATCTAGAAGAACCTGTAAGAGAAATTAAAGATATTCACCGTGTCTTTGCAACCGATTTAAACACAGCCTTTAAAACCGTGTTTAAATGGGAAGTATAA
- a CDS encoding LicD family protein, whose translation MKQLTIEDAKQIELEILDYIDTLCKKHNINYIINYGTLIGAVRHQGFIPWDDDIDLSMPREDYQRFINIFQKEESKYKLLSLETDKNYFNNFIKITDSTTKIIDTRNTKTYESGVFIDIFPMDRFDDPNVIDTCYKLESFKLLSFSKHKNIVYKDSLLKDWIRTAFWLLLRPVSPRYFAHKIEKEIQKYSRDNGQYMAFIPSKFKEKEVFPSGTFDKTIDLPFENLSLPAPEKFDTILTQFYGDYMTLPPEEKRFYSHEFHAYKLED comes from the coding sequence ATGAAACAACTAACCATTGAAGATGCCAAACAGATTGAATTAGAAATTTTGGATTATATTGATACTCTCTGTAAAAAGCACAATATCAACTATATTATTAACTACGGTACTCTGATTGGGGCAGTTCGACATCAGGGCTTTATTCCTTGGGACGACGATATTGATCTGTCCATGCCTCGAGAAGATTACCAACGATTTATTAACATTTTTCAAAAGGAAGAAAGTAAATACAAACTTTTATCCTTAGAAACAGATAAAAATTACTTTAACAACTTTATCAAAATAACCGACAGTACGACTAAAATTATTGATACTCGGAATACAAAAACCTATGAGTCTGGTGTTTTTATCGATATTTTCCCTATGGATCGCTTTGATGATCCTAATGTCATTGATACTTGTTATAAACTGGAAAGCTTCAAACTTCTGTCTTTCAGTAAACACAAAAATATTGTCTATAAGGATAGCCTTTTAAAAGATTGGATACGAACAGCCTTTTGGTTGCTCCTTCGACCTGTTTCTCCTCGTTATTTTGCACATAAAATCGAAAAAGAAATTCAAAAATATAGTCGTGATAATGGGCAGTATATGGCTTTTATCCCTTCTAAATTTAAGGAGAAGGAAGTCTTCCCAAGTGGTACCTTCGATAAAACAATTGATTTACCCTTTGAAAATTTAAGCCTTCCAGCACCTGAAAAATTTGATACTATTTTGACACAATTTTATGGAGATTATATGACCCTACCACCAGAAGAAAAACGCTTCTACAGTCATGAATTTCACGCTTATAAATTGGAGGATTAG
- a CDS encoding LicD family protein: MQYLEKEEIKEIQLALLDYIDETCKKHDIPYFLSYGTMLGAIRHKGMIPWDDDIDISLYREDYERLLKIIEEEDHPRYKVLSYDTSSWYFHNFASILDTSTVIEDHVKYKRHDTSLFIDVFPIDRFTDLSIVDKSYKYVALRQLAYIKKSRAVHGDSKLKDFLRLCSWYALRFVNPRYFYKKIDQLVKNATTNTPQYEGGIGIGKEGMKEVFPIDTFKELILTEFEGRMLPVPKKYDQFLTQMYGDYMTPPSKEMQEWYSHSIKAYRKN, encoded by the coding sequence ATGCAGTATTTAGAAAAAGAAGAAATTAAAGAAATTCAACTAGCTCTGCTAGACTATATTGATGAGACTTGTAAGAAACATGATATTCCTTATTTTCTAAGTTATGGAACCATGCTTGGAGCTATCCGCCACAAAGGTATGATTCCCTGGGACGATGATATCGATATTTCCCTTTATCGTGAAGATTATGAGCGCTTATTGAAAATTATTGAGGAAGAAGACCATCCACGTTATAAGGTTCTATCCTACGACACTTCTTCTTGGTACTTCCATAATTTCGCATCGATTTTGGATACTTCTACTGTTATCGAAGACCATGTTAAGTACAAGCGTCATGACACCAGTCTCTTCATAGATGTCTTCCCAATTGATCGCTTTACAGACTTGAGCATTGTCGACAAGAGTTATAAGTATGTAGCCCTTCGTCAACTAGCTTATATCAAAAAATCACGCGCTGTTCACGGTGATAGCAAATTAAAAGATTTTCTCAGATTATGTAGCTGGTACGCTCTCAGATTTGTCAATCCTCGTTACTTTTACAAGAAAATTGATCAGCTAGTCAAAAATGCCACAACTAACACTCCTCAATATGAAGGAGGAATTGGGATTGGTAAGGAAGGAATGAAAGAAGTCTTTCCAATTGATACCTTTAAAGAACTGATTTTAACAGAGTTTGAAGGTCGTATGCTGCCCGTCCCTAAAAAATATGATCAATTTTTAACCCAGATGTATGGGGATTATATGACACCACCATCAAAAGAAATGCAAGAGTGGTATAGCCACAGTATTAAAGCTTATCGCAAAAACTGA